One stretch of Aquimarina sp. Aq107 DNA includes these proteins:
- a CDS encoding LytTR family DNA-binding domain-containing protein gives MKQYKCIIIEDEPLALERTKEFAQKVPFLEVSSTFDNALDGLTYLKTNKIDVLFLDINMDELTGIELLESSKIESQVIITTAYQEYALKSFELNVTDYLLKPFTFNRFLQAANKALDNLDKVATNIAPEFIFVKTENRLEKINLRDILYIEGMRDYRRIHTINKRIMTLQNFKELEQIIPPKLVCRVHKSYMVSLRKIDSIERNRIRIADQLIPISETYKVIFFQLISATKW, from the coding sequence ATGAAACAATATAAATGCATTATCATTGAAGACGAGCCATTGGCGCTCGAGAGAACTAAAGAGTTCGCTCAAAAAGTGCCTTTCCTTGAGGTATCTTCCACTTTTGACAATGCACTAGATGGTCTTACTTATCTAAAAACAAACAAAATAGATGTTCTCTTTCTGGATATTAACATGGATGAGTTAACCGGAATAGAGTTATTAGAAAGTTCAAAAATAGAAAGTCAAGTAATTATAACCACAGCCTATCAAGAATATGCACTTAAAAGTTTTGAACTTAATGTTACTGATTACTTATTAAAACCGTTTACATTTAATAGGTTTCTTCAAGCGGCCAACAAAGCTTTGGATAATTTGGATAAAGTAGCGACAAACATTGCTCCTGAATTTATTTTTGTCAAAACGGAGAATCGACTGGAAAAAATTAACCTTCGAGATATTTTATATATTGAAGGAATGCGTGATTATCGTAGAATCCATACTATTAATAAAAGGATTATGACCTTGCAGAACTTTAAAGAGCTTGAACAAATTATACCACCTAAACTGGTATGTAGAGTACATAAATCCTATATGGTTTCATTACGTAAAATAGATTCTATAGAAAGAAATAGAATAAGAATTGCGGATCAACTCATTCCAATTTCCGAAACGTATAAGGTCATTTTTTTTCAATTGATAAGCGCTACCAAATGGTAG
- a CDS encoding DUF6326 family protein gives MKTQNTDPKVLLSTLWIVILFNMIIRDLHEFLRDGYMEEMMTLEIPEITMLVYGVIAQIPILMILLSRVLKETLNKWYNTVAAFITSLGLLSTLPTADMDDVFFVIIQNILLVIVLRIAWKLTADDNGFKSLEA, from the coding sequence ATGAAAACGCAAAATACAGACCCCAAAGTACTTTTATCTACCTTATGGATTGTCATACTATTCAATATGATAATCAGAGATCTACACGAGTTTTTACGTGATGGTTATATGGAAGAAATGATGACGCTTGAGATACCAGAAATAACAATGTTGGTATATGGTGTAATAGCGCAAATACCTATCCTAATGATTCTCTTATCAAGGGTTTTAAAAGAAACACTTAATAAATGGTACAATACAGTTGCTGCATTTATTACATCGCTAGGCTTATTAAGTACTTTACCAACAGCTGATATGGATGATGTTTTTTTTGTAATTATTCAAAATATTCTTCTAGTAATCGTTCTAAGAATTGCATGGAAGTTAACTGCGGATGATAACGGTTTTAAATCATTGGAGGCATGA
- a CDS encoding porin family protein, translated as MKKGILIIVITVLGLSTVNAQDFSLGVKGGLNFTTLTGGNNSEIGWTTDFNLGVMAEIKISEKFSLQPELMYSGQGYGSDVDSEGIIALNYFNVPLMSKYYVTKGLSIEAGPQIGFLLSTKGGINTNKDQFKTMDFGVNFGLGYKLDNGLYFSARYNLGLSNINNIDGISDKNRNGVFQLSIGYFFF; from the coding sequence ATGAAAAAAGGAATATTAATAATCGTTATAACCGTTTTAGGATTATCAACTGTTAATGCACAAGACTTTAGCTTAGGAGTAAAAGGAGGTCTTAATTTTACAACACTTACAGGAGGGAATAACTCAGAAATTGGCTGGACAACAGATTTTAATTTGGGAGTCATGGCGGAAATTAAAATCTCAGAAAAATTCTCTTTGCAACCAGAATTGATGTATTCCGGACAAGGATATGGTTCGGATGTTGATTCTGAAGGTATTATTGCACTCAACTATTTTAATGTTCCATTAATGTCAAAATATTATGTTACCAAAGGATTGAGTATAGAAGCAGGACCTCAAATTGGTTTTTTACTTTCTACTAAAGGAGGTATCAATACCAATAAAGATCAGTTTAAAACAATGGATTTTGGAGTGAATTTTGGTTTAGGATATAAACTAGATAACGGGCTTTATTTTAGCGCAAGATATAATCTAGGATTATCTAATATTAATAATATAGATGGTATTTCGGACAAGAATAGGAATGGAGTATTTCAACTATCTATTGGCTATTTCTTTTTCTAA
- a CDS encoding trypsin-like serine protease: protein MKRINSIALLLMVLLLSMNFSYTTSNEHELMITRHDKDEADFLKLAEKFEKYMCLLNLPDCEGTIIADQWVLSAAHCAVAITEKFYNGRKHFVIIDDVEIEVDKVIMYKEWGNPQADNSSLKDIALLHLKTKPMNVMQAKLYVDEDEVDKLVYMVGRGDKGDGLIGINGNDGKKRGATNRIETATKNWLTWTFDHPDTKTKYLTEYEGISGPGDSGGPAFVVKNDIVYLAGISSWQDTKGGDEGLYGVVENYTRVSQYIQWINKEMTGNGDISEAILRVEPAPDAIAYKYKPKAIDIHASTLKQYVGEYKTVKNTTVKVYTKENGTKFYIMTSDNSEYEFIPTGKHKFSSKKIEGFNLEFKNSENGVFKELIAKLPDGTSREAIRK, encoded by the coding sequence ATGAAAAGAATAAATTCAATTGCATTGCTTCTAATGGTATTATTACTATCAATGAATTTTAGCTATACAACTAGTAACGAGCACGAGCTAATGATAACAAGGCATGATAAGGATGAAGCCGATTTCCTAAAACTTGCAGAGAAATTTGAAAAATATATGTGTCTTTTAAACCTACCCGATTGTGAAGGTACAATTATAGCGGATCAATGGGTGTTATCCGCAGCGCATTGTGCGGTAGCAATTACAGAAAAATTCTATAATGGCAGAAAACATTTTGTGATCATAGACGACGTCGAAATTGAAGTAGACAAGGTCATAATGTATAAAGAATGGGGTAATCCGCAAGCGGATAATTCTTCATTAAAAGATATTGCATTATTACATTTAAAGACAAAACCTATGAATGTTATGCAAGCAAAATTATATGTTGATGAAGACGAAGTAGACAAGCTAGTGTATATGGTAGGAAGAGGAGACAAAGGTGATGGACTCATAGGAATAAACGGTAACGATGGAAAAAAAAGAGGTGCTACCAATAGGATTGAAACAGCAACTAAAAATTGGTTAACATGGACATTTGATCATCCGGATACCAAAACAAAATACCTTACAGAATATGAGGGGATTAGCGGTCCTGGTGATAGTGGAGGACCTGCTTTTGTTGTAAAGAACGATATAGTTTACTTAGCAGGAATTAGCTCATGGCAAGATACTAAAGGCGGAGACGAAGGACTTTATGGCGTTGTAGAAAACTATACAAGAGTATCACAGTATATACAATGGATTAATAAAGAAATGACAGGAAATGGTGACATTTCTGAAGCAATATTAAGAGTAGAACCGGCACCGGATGCTATTGCATATAAGTATAAACCAAAAGCCATAGACATACATGCTAGTACCTTAAAACAATATGTTGGTGAATATAAAACAGTAAAAAATACAACAGTAAAAGTTTACACAAAAGAGAATGGTACTAAGTTTTATATTATGACATCGGATAATTCGGAGTATGAATTTATTCCAACTGGGAAACACAAATTTTCTTCTAAAAAAATTGAAGGATTTAACTTAGAATTTAAGAATTCAGAAAATGGTGTTTTTAAAGAGTTAATAGCAAAACTACCTGATGGAACAAGCAGAGAAGCGATTCGTAAATAA
- a CDS encoding S9 family peptidase, translating into MRKIVIITILFLIAISSHAQSKKQILDFKFEGVTLNGVLNLPKNQKPKGIVLIIHGSGKTNAVAQEWYSDVRETIVKTGYATYMWDKMGCGKSGGSFNYNQSVYNSASEAITAINMLKEENILGSNNIGLYGVSRAGWINPIIINKYKDIAFWISVSGVDDKENFGYLLEENLRIEGLSKDSIVLIVDQWLKGIKIAHSGESFETYMNATKELQNNAFWLRFVQENMGEMNKEAYIGFQVPLMKEILDEETGLPVYIEDFDEVLSNIKTPVLALFGKTDMNVDWKKTKLLYEKTMGKNTDFIIKSFPNCNHNIHECRTGGFYEFQDNKLPYKRCDGFLDTIEDWLDKR; encoded by the coding sequence ATGAGAAAAATAGTCATAATCACAATCCTATTCCTAATTGCCATCAGTTCACATGCACAAAGCAAAAAACAAATTTTAGATTTTAAGTTTGAAGGTGTAACCTTAAACGGTGTATTAAATCTCCCTAAAAATCAAAAACCTAAGGGAATAGTGCTGATCATTCATGGATCAGGAAAAACTAATGCCGTTGCTCAAGAATGGTATTCGGATGTAAGAGAAACAATCGTAAAAACCGGATATGCTACGTATATGTGGGATAAAATGGGATGTGGAAAAAGTGGTGGCAGCTTCAATTATAATCAATCGGTCTATAATAGCGCATCTGAAGCTATCACAGCTATCAATATGCTTAAAGAAGAGAATATATTAGGATCAAATAACATTGGTTTATATGGAGTTAGCAGGGCAGGTTGGATAAATCCAATTATAATAAACAAATACAAAGACATTGCATTTTGGATTTCGGTAAGTGGTGTAGATGATAAAGAAAACTTTGGCTACCTTCTAGAAGAAAATCTAAGAATTGAAGGACTGTCTAAAGATTCCATTGTCCTAATTGTTGATCAATGGTTAAAAGGAATAAAAATAGCTCACTCGGGCGAAAGTTTCGAAACCTATATGAATGCTACTAAAGAACTCCAGAACAATGCGTTTTGGTTACGATTTGTTCAAGAGAATATGGGAGAGATGAATAAAGAGGCATATATTGGTTTTCAAGTACCTCTTATGAAAGAAATACTTGATGAAGAAACAGGTTTGCCAGTTTATATAGAAGATTTTGATGAGGTCTTATCAAATATAAAAACTCCGGTTTTAGCATTATTTGGAAAAACTGATATGAACGTAGATTGGAAGAAAACCAAATTATTATATGAAAAAACAATGGGAAAAAATACGGACTTTATAATAAAATCATTCCCAAATTGTAATCATAATATTCATGAATGCCGCACTGGAGGATTCTATGAGTTTCAAGACAACAAACTACCTTACAAAAGATGCGATGGTTTTCTTGATACTATTGAAGATTGGTTAGATAAAAGATAA
- a CDS encoding GrpB family protein, translating to MIEIPKELLFDEGLIKQFSELGYAHFVVPARDHIEAYSSFGKGYNLDGVKEQIFHIHMCPNNNVMWEQIDFRDYLNANPERAKLYEDLKIDLASKFKNDRGSYVLGKTDFVNETLNIIKEKANG from the coding sequence ATGATAGAAATTCCGAAAGAGCTTTTGTTTGATGAAGGTTTGATCAAACAATTTTCGGAGTTGGGTTATGCTCATTTTGTTGTTCCTGCAAGAGATCATATTGAAGCATATTCCTCATTTGGGAAAGGATATAATCTCGACGGAGTAAAAGAACAAATTTTCCATATTCATATGTGCCCCAATAATAATGTAATGTGGGAACAAATTGATTTTAGGGATTATTTAAACGCCAATCCTGAGAGAGCAAAATTATATGAGGATTTAAAAATTGACTTAGCTTCTAAATTTAAGAATGATAGAGGCTCTTATGTTTTGGGTAAAACAGATTTTGTAAACGAAACCTTGAACATTATAAAAGAAAAAGCCAACGGATAA
- a CDS encoding AraC family transcriptional regulator, with product MSNKLNETILNSVVITSGVLGCFLCLSLVTTSFYKSRANNYLSLSLFLLINLTFLGSWSDKENPILDFLGLIMLEYLVGVTLFTYFLIQIEHTYLKKRWFKWLYVPFIISVIIEIILHLDTVFHLYDSDFALFVDYIKLFTVFSYNLFLIFWSRYLVKKSNTISKEKKRWLLRLNFFITSIIVCWLLANIEITIFESEYSANLLRILLSILSWWILYYGVFKLQIIVQKDQIHQYLTSKKVSTTKPKRKINETTVSKVVTQLYALMEEEQLFKDPFLSRSDLAIRLETNEGYLSQIINEETNKSVVQFVNEYRVKAAQNILHNPVFNKYSVEAIGMEVGFTSKSAFYKTFNSTMGMSPGAYRKLKKTS from the coding sequence TTGTCTAACAAATTGAATGAAACTATATTAAATTCTGTAGTTATTACCAGTGGGGTATTAGGGTGTTTCTTATGTCTTTCATTGGTAACTACATCTTTTTATAAGAGTCGTGCAAACAACTATCTTTCATTATCCCTATTTTTACTAATAAACCTAACCTTTTTAGGCAGTTGGTCTGATAAAGAAAATCCTATTTTAGACTTTTTAGGACTTATCATGTTAGAGTATCTGGTTGGGGTCACTTTATTTACCTATTTTCTTATCCAAATCGAGCATACCTATCTAAAAAAGAGGTGGTTCAAGTGGCTTTACGTTCCCTTTATCATTTCTGTTATCATAGAAATTATACTTCATCTAGATACAGTTTTTCACCTGTACGATTCGGATTTTGCGCTTTTTGTAGACTATATTAAACTCTTTACTGTGTTTAGTTATAATTTGTTTTTAATTTTTTGGAGTAGGTATTTAGTAAAAAAATCCAATACAATCTCAAAAGAAAAAAAGCGCTGGTTATTGCGGTTAAACTTTTTTATTACCAGTATTATCGTTTGTTGGCTTTTGGCTAATATTGAGATAACTATTTTTGAGTCAGAGTATAGTGCAAATCTCTTGAGAATTCTACTATCGATTTTATCTTGGTGGATATTGTATTATGGAGTTTTTAAACTACAAATAATCGTCCAAAAAGATCAAATACACCAATATCTAACATCTAAAAAAGTAAGTACTACTAAGCCTAAAAGGAAAATAAACGAGACTACCGTTTCTAAAGTTGTTACACAGCTATATGCATTAATGGAAGAGGAGCAATTATTTAAAGACCCTTTTTTGAGCAGGTCGGATTTAGCAATTCGATTAGAAACTAATGAAGGCTATCTATCACAGATTATAAATGAAGAAACTAATAAAAGTGTTGTCCAGTTTGTAAATGAATACCGAGTGAAAGCTGCTCAAAATATATTACATAATCCGGTATTTAATAAATATTCTGTAGAAGCTATTGGGATGGAAGTTGGTTTTACCTCTAAAAGTGCTTTCTATAAAACATTCAATTCTACTATGGGAATGTCTCCAGGAGCATATAGAAAGCTCAAAAAAACGTCCTAA
- a CDS encoding VOC family protein, giving the protein MATINTYLSFMGNTERAFNFYKSVFGGEFVGGIRRFGDMPENDLMSEEDKRKVMHVGLPIGSGNFLMGTDVLESKGQSLTFGNNYYISINPESKEEAIKLFNGLSSGGTITSPLEDTFWGAYFGTFTDKFGVQWMVNYLSTN; this is encoded by the coding sequence ATGGCAACAATCAATACTTATTTAAGCTTCATGGGTAATACTGAAAGAGCATTTAATTTTTACAAATCGGTATTTGGTGGTGAATTTGTTGGTGGAATAAGACGTTTTGGGGATATGCCAGAGAATGATTTAATGTCGGAAGAGGACAAGAGAAAAGTAATGCACGTTGGATTACCAATAGGCTCTGGAAATTTTCTTATGGGGACTGATGTACTTGAATCCAAGGGACAATCTCTAACATTTGGAAATAATTATTATATATCTATCAATCCAGAGAGTAAAGAAGAAGCTATTAAATTGTTTAATGGGCTTTCATCAGGAGGAACAATAACATCACCATTAGAGGATACATTTTGGGGAGCATACTTTGGAACATTTACAGATAAATTCGGAGTGCAATGGATGGTAAATTATCTTTCAACAAACTAA
- a CDS encoding serine hydrolase, producing MKKANTIILLLMLSFSLMSFSCTNTNKQEAIHVTTGSNLKQYVGDYMHEEMGIIINIYTKEKENDTKLYFNSLFEGESELIASGEHKFAFRAEEEIKVEFKKVENGVFNEFTLIQPDETFKAVRMEIDDLNTIDKKLTERDFSGVILIAQNDSIIFNKAYGRKNSQDNGLNDVNTVFDICSITKQFTGAGILKLSMQNKLAVTDKLSKYFEAVPNDKKNITIHQLLTHSSGLTAGIGGDYDTITESEFLSKVFSSKLTSPVGTAFNYSNIGYSLLALIIEKASGMDYEAFLNEEIFKPSKMYHTGYVIPDWKNNEVANGYVDSSEAKKPNEENWSEKGPYLNLKGNGGILTRASDLLLWSQAIRDHTVLDEATTSKYLHPHFEYNGGNAHYGYGWGIVNKDLEDEIVRHAGGSDLFSSDLWMYPKKEITIIILSNKSDLRVFSIAKRISNFLLEE from the coding sequence ATGAAAAAAGCAAACACAATAATATTGCTTCTTATGCTATCATTCTCATTAATGAGTTTTAGTTGTACAAATACTAATAAACAAGAAGCCATACATGTAACTACGGGTAGTAATTTAAAACAATACGTAGGTGATTATATGCATGAAGAAATGGGAATCATAATAAATATTTACACAAAAGAGAAAGAAAATGACACGAAGCTTTATTTTAATTCACTCTTTGAAGGAGAAAGTGAATTAATTGCATCTGGAGAACACAAATTTGCCTTTAGAGCAGAAGAAGAAATTAAAGTAGAATTTAAGAAGGTAGAAAATGGTGTTTTTAATGAATTTACTCTAATACAACCAGACGAAACGTTTAAAGCAGTTCGTATGGAAATTGATGATTTAAATACCATAGATAAGAAACTTACCGAAAGAGATTTCTCAGGAGTTATTTTAATCGCTCAAAATGACAGCATCATATTTAACAAGGCATATGGGAGAAAAAATAGTCAAGACAATGGACTAAATGACGTAAATACAGTTTTTGATATTTGTTCTATCACAAAACAGTTTACGGGTGCAGGAATACTAAAATTATCAATGCAAAATAAACTGGCTGTTACTGATAAACTATCAAAATACTTCGAGGCTGTCCCTAATGACAAAAAAAATATAACCATTCATCAGTTACTCACACATTCTTCAGGTTTAACAGCTGGGATAGGAGGTGATTACGATACTATTACAGAATCAGAGTTTCTAAGCAAAGTATTTAGCAGTAAACTGACAAGTCCGGTTGGGACAGCATTTAATTATTCTAATATAGGATATAGCTTACTCGCATTAATAATTGAAAAAGCTAGCGGAATGGATTATGAAGCCTTTTTGAATGAAGAAATTTTTAAACCTTCGAAAATGTACCATACAGGCTATGTAATTCCTGATTGGAAAAATAACGAAGTTGCTAATGGTTATGTAGATAGTAGTGAAGCTAAAAAACCTAATGAAGAGAATTGGAGTGAAAAAGGTCCGTACCTCAATCTCAAAGGAAATGGAGGTATTTTAACAAGAGCAAGTGACTTATTGCTCTGGAGTCAAGCAATACGAGACCACACAGTACTTGATGAAGCGACAACATCTAAATATCTTCATCCTCATTTTGAATATAATGGTGGAAATGCTCATTATGGGTATGGTTGGGGAATTGTAAATAAAGATTTAGAGGATGAAATAGTTCGTCACGCTGGTGGGAGTGATTTGTTTAGTTCGGATCTATGGATGTATCCTAAAAAAGAAATCACAATAATTATTCTTAGTAATAAATCGGATCTACGTGTCTTTTCAATTGCAAAAAGAATATCAAATTTTTTACTAGAAGAGTAA
- a CDS encoding GNAT family N-acetyltransferase → MIRIEKAKETDITILALLGRVTWAESHGHYIEDKNNLLKYLNENFSVSKMKRDITDSKNLFYIIYVNDLPAGYAKLVMNAKNENIASQNSCQLERIFIQNEFIPLKIGQQLLTFVEERAKALQLDTIWLTVYIKNKRAIRFYERNKFKNIGELNFLVNGKAYENIVFSKEI, encoded by the coding sequence ATGATTAGAATAGAAAAAGCTAAAGAAACTGATATAACCATTTTAGCACTTTTAGGAAGGGTAACTTGGGCCGAATCTCATGGACATTATATAGAGGATAAAAACAACCTATTAAAATATCTAAACGAGAATTTTTCAGTTTCTAAAATGAAACGAGATATAACCGACTCTAAAAATCTTTTCTACATTATCTATGTAAATGATTTACCTGCTGGTTATGCAAAATTAGTGATGAACGCAAAAAATGAAAATATTGCCTCTCAAAATAGTTGTCAATTAGAAAGAATCTTTATTCAAAATGAATTTATTCCATTAAAAATTGGACAGCAACTTCTAACTTTTGTTGAAGAAAGAGCTAAAGCCTTACAATTAGATACGATATGGCTTACTGTTTACATAAAAAATAAAAGAGCCATTAGATTCTACGAAAGGAATAAATTTAAAAATATTGGAGAATTAAACTTTCTTGTCAATGGAAAAGCATACGAAAATATAGTTTTCTCAAAAGAAATATAA
- a CDS encoding VOC family protein has product MKVTLISIPVRDQEKALKFYTEKLGFLIKKDAPLEGGNRWLTLVSPEWQDGPELLLEPAPNHFEPCKVFQDALMEAGFPYTQFDVDNVNKEYERLIKLDVEFSIKPTKMGTVKFAVFNDTCGNNIQIVETL; this is encoded by the coding sequence ATGAAAGTAACACTTATTAGTATTCCAGTTCGTGATCAAGAAAAGGCTTTAAAATTTTATACAGAAAAATTAGGTTTCTTAATAAAGAAAGATGCACCATTAGAAGGAGGAAACAGATGGCTAACTTTGGTTTCGCCAGAGTGGCAAGATGGACCAGAATTATTATTAGAACCAGCTCCTAATCATTTTGAACCATGTAAAGTCTTCCAAGATGCTTTAATGGAAGCCGGATTTCCTTATACACAGTTTGATGTAGACAATGTTAATAAGGAATATGAAAGACTTATCAAACTTGATGTTGAGTTTAGCATAAAACCAACTAAAATGGGAACTGTAAAATTTGCGGTATTTAATGACACTTGTGGGAATAACATTCAAATTGTCGAAACACTGTAA
- a CDS encoding sensor histidine kinase → MKKSIIVGLHIGFWICYFVLTIVLVVLSLRGENNTIVEETTERVLYFTVIPSVISYYLFYFLVFPKFRKKKFVRTIMYAFSFTIGAAFIGHLLIYIFLGTESLIERKESMTVGFIFSSFICLTTGAVALITKGFITWYEELKLKEELKQQNYEMEMALVKSQLDPHFLFNTLNNIDILILKNATEASTYLNKLSDIMRFMLFETKTDKILLSKELEYIEKYIALQKIRTVNSNYINFNIIGSSNGKTIAPMVFLPFIENAFKHTTNKKLDNAITICIVIDKEFVKLECRNKFNPNRKLSQKNSGLGNTLIQRRLNLLYPGKHTLKVEKENEYYSVKLTIVQ, encoded by the coding sequence GTGAAAAAATCAATTATTGTAGGATTACATATTGGATTTTGGATATGTTACTTTGTCCTAACTATTGTTTTAGTTGTCCTTTCGTTGAGAGGAGAAAATAATACTATTGTAGAAGAAACAACAGAAAGAGTACTTTATTTTACCGTAATTCCGTCTGTTATTTCTTATTATTTATTCTATTTTCTTGTATTTCCAAAATTTCGTAAAAAGAAGTTTGTACGGACTATTATGTATGCATTTTCATTTACAATTGGCGCAGCTTTTATTGGACATCTTTTAATTTATATTTTTTTGGGAACTGAGAGCTTGATAGAACGTAAGGAATCTATGACTGTTGGGTTCATTTTCAGTTCTTTTATATGTCTTACGACAGGTGCTGTTGCTCTAATAACTAAAGGGTTTATTACGTGGTATGAAGAATTAAAACTAAAAGAAGAACTGAAGCAACAAAATTACGAAATGGAAATGGCCTTGGTTAAATCACAACTAGACCCACACTTTTTGTTTAATACATTGAACAATATTGACATTCTAATTCTTAAAAATGCTACAGAGGCTTCTACTTACTTAAATAAATTATCTGATATTATGCGTTTTATGTTATTTGAAACAAAAACAGATAAAATTCTACTATCTAAAGAACTTGAATATATTGAGAAATACATTGCGTTACAAAAGATAAGAACGGTAAATTCTAATTATATCAATTTTAATATTATTGGTTCGTCAAATGGTAAAACTATAGCCCCAATGGTTTTTCTACCTTTTATAGAAAATGCTTTTAAGCATACCACAAATAAAAAACTAGATAATGCAATTACAATTTGTATTGTTATAGATAAAGAATTTGTGAAATTAGAATGTAGAAACAAATTCAATCCGAATAGAAAATTAAGCCAGAAAAATAGCGGTTTGGGAAATACGCTTATTCAAAGAAGACTGAATCTTTTATATCCAGGAAAGCACACTTTAAAAGTTGAAAAAGAAAACGAATACTATAGCGTTAAGTTAACAATTGTTCAATAA
- a CDS encoding DKNYY domain-containing protein has protein sequence MNDIIIVDIFWNKRLVQDKSGKEFEIFRGKDYDLDWQHLGSGYSKDSKRIYHWTKECFRKQLKGIDISSFELIQANESENTVYFKDKHAVYLDSYMSSCVVLEEADPEKFQIIDIDKGYASSGDIDYWYYAKLPYALTDLTRINRSYQKVRNSIYFGHTDKLICDVESFEIINHRVETVAKDNNHVYYKSEIIEGANPKTFQFLEECIRENSSYYLECDIHFYAKDDKYAYFINVPFGYKIIKTKDLANFRFVIKDEIGYGIDSKYIYEKGRRKKIE, from the coding sequence ATGAATGATATAATAATAGTAGACATTTTTTGGAATAAACGATTGGTTCAAGATAAGTCTGGAAAAGAGTTTGAGATTTTTAGAGGTAAAGATTATGATCTAGATTGGCAACACCTAGGCTCCGGATATTCCAAGGATTCTAAGCGTATTTACCATTGGACTAAAGAGTGTTTTCGAAAACAGCTAAAAGGTATTGATATTTCAAGTTTCGAACTTATTCAAGCAAATGAATCTGAAAACACTGTTTATTTCAAAGATAAACATGCAGTGTACTTAGATAGTTATATGTCGAGCTGTGTAGTATTAGAAGAAGCTGATCCAGAGAAGTTTCAAATAATAGATATAGATAAAGGTTATGCCTCTTCTGGTGATATTGACTATTGGTATTATGCAAAATTGCCTTACGCGCTTACGGACCTAACTCGTATAAACCGAAGCTATCAGAAAGTAAGAAATTCAATTTATTTTGGACATACGGATAAGCTAATTTGTGATGTAGAGAGTTTTGAAATTATTAATCATAGAGTAGAGACAGTAGCTAAAGATAATAATCACGTTTATTATAAATCAGAAATAATCGAAGGAGCGAATCCCAAAACCTTTCAGTTTTTAGAAGAATGTATTCGTGAAAATTCATCCTATTATTTAGAATGCGATATTCATTTTTATGCAAAAGATGATAAATATGCATATTTCATAAATGTACCGTTTGGTTATAAAATAATCAAGACAAAAGACTTAGCGAATTTTAGATTTGTAATAAAAGATGAGATTGGTTATGGAATAGATTCTAAATATATCTATGAGAAGGGGAGAAGGAAAAAAATAGAATAA
- a CDS encoding Lrp/AsnC family transcriptional regulator — MDTLDKKILEMLHINARESFATIGKEVGLSAPAIGKRVRQMEEEGIIEGYALKVNHEKLGIETKAYITLVMHQGPKGTSYAQKQIQAMEEVQSCDRITGDDCLCVLGYFRNNKHLVSFLEKISEYGASKTSIILEV; from the coding sequence ATGGATACGCTAGATAAAAAAATATTAGAAATGCTACATATTAATGCTAGAGAAAGCTTTGCCACTATCGGAAAAGAAGTTGGGTTATCTGCTCCTGCAATAGGTAAACGCGTTAGGCAAATGGAAGAAGAGGGTATAATCGAAGGTTATGCTTTAAAAGTGAATCACGAAAAACTGGGTATTGAAACTAAAGCATATATAACATTAGTAATGCACCAAGGACCAAAAGGAACATCATATGCTCAAAAACAAATACAAGCAATGGAAGAAGTACAAAGTTGCGATAGAATTACTGGAGATGATTGCCTATGCGTTTTGGGATATTTTAGAAACAATAAGCATCTTGTTTCTTTTCTTGAAAAAATTTCTGAGTACGGTGCTTCTAAAACGAGTATTATTTTAGAAGTATAA